A genomic segment from Nocardiopsis sp. Huas11 encodes:
- a CDS encoding chaplin family protein, protein MTHATQARITALVAAGLLTIGGAAGAHADTTTSGNGSIGGGNQIDVDADAPINVCGNSVAVLGLAGAQCADGGATVEEASSTRGPGPGGHDGYDGYTPPGEEPSESPSEGPSVGPSEGPSESPSEGPSEGPSEKPSESPSEGPSEGPSEGPSEGPSQGPSEGPSEGPSDGTPELPRTGASDLGSWIAAAAAAVLAGAGLVLVGLRRRTRH, encoded by the coding sequence ATGACGCACGCGACTCAGGCCAGGATCACCGCCCTCGTGGCAGCGGGCCTGCTCACCATCGGCGGGGCCGCAGGGGCCCACGCCGACACCACCACCAGCGGAAACGGATCGATCGGCGGCGGAAACCAGATCGACGTCGACGCCGACGCCCCGATCAACGTCTGCGGAAACTCCGTCGCGGTCCTCGGCCTGGCCGGAGCCCAGTGCGCGGACGGCGGGGCCACCGTCGAAGAGGCGTCGTCCACCCGCGGTCCCGGCCCCGGCGGCCACGACGGCTACGACGGCTACACGCCGCCCGGGGAGGAGCCCTCCGAAAGCCCGTCCGAGGGCCCGTCGGTGGGTCCCTCGGAAGGCCCCTCGGAGAGCCCGTCGGAAGGGCCGTCGGAAGGCCCCTCCGAAAAGCCCTCGGAGAGCCCCTCGGAAGGCCCGTCGGAAGGCCCCTCCGAGGGTCCGTCGGAAGGCCCGTCGCAGGGTCCGTCGGAAGGCCCCTCCGAGGGCCCCTCGGACGGCACGCCGGAGCTTCCCCGCACCGGGGCCTCCGACCTGGGCTCCTGGATCGCGGCGGCCGCCGCCGCCGTCCTGGCCGGCGCCGGGCTCGTCCTCGTCGGACTCCGCCGCCGCACACGCCACTGA
- the topA gene encoding type I DNA topoisomerase, with product MPPTKGSAGKNGSKDSGRQGAGTALVIVESPAKAKTIAGYLGRGYVVESSIGHIRDMPAKAAEIPAKYKGQPWARLGVDVDGNFEPLYVVNPDKKSHVKKLKELMADADELLLATDEDREGEAIAWHLLEELKPKIPVKRMVFNEITKDAIQRAAHNTRDLNTRLVSAQETRRILDRLYGYEVSPVLWKKVMPKLSAGRVQSVATRLVVERERERMAFTSAEYWDLKAVFDATEAGVPEGPATFPATLVSVDGSRIAVGRDFTPQGALRSDRDVRQLDEAAARGLAERLAGAGFAVRSVERKPYRRSPYAPFRTTTLQQEASRKLGLSAKQAMQVAQRLYENGYITYMRTDSTTLSESAVKAARNQVRRLYGGDYLPDKPRVYASKVKNAQEAHEAIRPAGEEFRTPAETKLSGPEFRLYELIWKRTVASQMKDAVGESVTVRIEGTSTGGEVAEFSATGKIITFHGFLKAYVEGSDDPAADLDDRERRLPPMSEGDPLKAQALEAEGHSTRPPARYTEASLVKELEEREIGRPSTYAAIIGTIQDRGYVFKKGTALVPSFLAFAVVQLLERHFGNLVDYAFTARLEDVLDDIARGEAESLPWLRRFYFGGEDAQGGHETGLKELVGDHLSEIDPKEVSSLPLPGTDIVLRVGRYGPYLDRDGVRVNVPEDLAPDELTEAKAEELFAQPSGDRELGVDPETGRAIVAKSGRFGPYVTEVIEDPAEAEGEAKPKRAKAKEKPRTSSLLKSMSLDTVTLEDALRLLSLPRVVGQLDGEDVTAQNGRYGPYLKKGTDSRSLETEEQMFTVTLEEAQAIFAQPKQRGRRAAAPPLRELGQDPVSGAKMVIKDGRFGPYVTDGEVNASLRKGDEVESITDERAAELLAERRAKAPAKKAPAKKPAAKKTTAAKKTTTTTAKKTTTRKSTAAAKTGVPRTSAEKSQDAQE from the coding sequence GTGCCACCCACGAAGGGCAGCGCCGGCAAGAACGGCTCGAAGGACAGCGGACGCCAAGGGGCGGGCACCGCTCTCGTCATCGTCGAGTCGCCCGCCAAGGCGAAGACCATCGCCGGATACCTGGGCCGCGGCTACGTCGTGGAGTCCAGCATCGGCCACATCCGCGACATGCCCGCCAAGGCCGCCGAGATCCCCGCCAAGTACAAGGGACAGCCCTGGGCGCGGCTCGGCGTGGACGTCGACGGGAACTTCGAGCCCCTCTACGTCGTCAACCCGGACAAGAAGTCGCACGTCAAGAAGCTCAAGGAGCTCATGGCGGACGCCGACGAACTCCTCCTCGCCACAGATGAGGACCGCGAGGGCGAGGCGATCGCCTGGCACCTGCTCGAAGAGCTCAAGCCCAAGATCCCCGTCAAGCGCATGGTGTTCAACGAGATTACCAAGGACGCCATCCAGCGCGCCGCGCACAACACACGCGACCTCAACACCCGCCTGGTCAGCGCGCAGGAGACCCGCCGCATCCTGGACCGCCTCTACGGCTACGAGGTCTCCCCGGTGCTGTGGAAGAAGGTCATGCCGAAGCTGTCGGCGGGCCGCGTGCAGTCCGTGGCCACCCGCCTGGTGGTCGAGCGCGAACGCGAGCGGATGGCCTTCACCTCCGCCGAGTACTGGGACCTCAAGGCCGTCTTCGACGCCACCGAGGCCGGTGTGCCCGAGGGCCCGGCGACCTTCCCCGCCACCCTGGTCTCCGTGGACGGCTCGCGCATCGCCGTGGGCCGCGACTTCACGCCCCAGGGCGCGCTGCGCTCGGACCGCGACGTCCGCCAGCTGGACGAGGCCGCCGCACGCGGACTGGCCGAGCGACTGGCCGGCGCCGGTTTCGCGGTGCGCTCCGTCGAGCGCAAGCCCTACCGCCGCTCGCCCTACGCGCCGTTCCGCACCACGACCCTGCAGCAGGAGGCCTCGCGCAAGCTGGGCCTGTCCGCGAAGCAGGCCATGCAGGTCGCCCAGCGCCTGTACGAGAACGGCTACATCACCTACATGCGTACCGACAGCACCACGCTGTCGGAGAGCGCGGTCAAGGCCGCGCGCAACCAGGTCCGGCGCCTGTACGGCGGCGACTACCTCCCCGACAAGCCCCGCGTGTACGCCAGCAAGGTCAAGAACGCGCAGGAGGCGCACGAGGCGATCCGCCCGGCGGGCGAGGAGTTCCGCACTCCCGCCGAGACCAAGCTGTCCGGCCCCGAGTTCCGGCTCTACGAGCTCATCTGGAAGCGCACCGTCGCCTCCCAGATGAAGGACGCCGTCGGCGAGTCCGTCACGGTGCGCATCGAGGGCACGTCCACGGGCGGCGAGGTCGCCGAGTTCAGCGCGACCGGCAAGATCATCACCTTTCACGGCTTCCTCAAGGCCTACGTGGAGGGCTCCGACGACCCCGCGGCCGACCTGGACGACCGCGAGCGGCGGCTGCCCCCGATGTCCGAGGGCGACCCGCTCAAGGCGCAGGCACTGGAGGCCGAGGGGCACAGCACCCGGCCGCCCGCGCGCTACACCGAGGCGAGCCTGGTCAAGGAGCTGGAGGAGCGGGAGATCGGCCGCCCCTCCACCTACGCCGCCATCATCGGCACCATCCAGGACCGCGGCTACGTGTTCAAGAAGGGCACGGCGCTCGTGCCGTCCTTCCTGGCCTTCGCCGTCGTGCAGCTGCTGGAGCGCCACTTCGGCAACCTGGTGGACTACGCGTTCACCGCCCGCCTGGAGGACGTGCTCGACGACATCGCCCGCGGCGAGGCCGAGAGCCTGCCCTGGCTGCGCCGGTTCTACTTCGGCGGCGAGGACGCGCAGGGCGGTCACGAGACCGGTCTGAAGGAACTGGTCGGCGACCACCTCTCGGAGATCGACCCCAAGGAGGTCAGCTCCCTGCCGCTGCCGGGGACCGACATCGTGCTGCGGGTCGGGCGCTACGGCCCCTACCTGGACCGCGACGGCGTCCGCGTCAACGTGCCGGAGGACCTGGCCCCGGACGAGCTGACCGAGGCCAAGGCCGAGGAGCTGTTCGCGCAGCCCAGCGGCGACCGCGAGCTCGGTGTCGACCCCGAGACGGGGCGCGCGATCGTGGCCAAGTCCGGGCGGTTCGGCCCCTACGTCACCGAGGTCATCGAGGACCCGGCCGAGGCGGAGGGCGAGGCCAAGCCCAAGCGGGCCAAGGCCAAGGAGAAGCCGCGCACGAGCTCCCTGCTCAAGTCGATGTCCCTGGACACCGTGACCCTGGAGGACGCGCTGCGGCTGCTGTCCCTGCCCAGGGTCGTGGGCCAACTGGACGGCGAGGACGTCACGGCGCAGAACGGCCGGTACGGCCCGTACCTGAAGAAGGGCACGGACAGCCGCTCCCTGGAGACCGAGGAGCAGATGTTCACGGTCACCCTGGAGGAGGCGCAGGCGATCTTCGCCCAGCCCAAGCAGCGCGGCCGCCGCGCGGCGGCCCCGCCCCTGCGCGAGCTGGGGCAGGACCCGGTGTCCGGCGCCAAGATGGTGATCAAGGACGGCCGCTTCGGCCCCTACGTCACCGACGGAGAGGTCAACGCGTCGCTGCGCAAGGGTGACGAGGTCGAGTCGATCACCGACGAGCGGGCGGCCGAGCTGCTGGCCGAGCGGCGGGCCAAGGCCCCGGCGAAGAAGGCGCCCGCCAAGAAGCCCGCGGCGAAGAAGACCACGGCCGCGAAGAAGACCACGACCACCACCGCGAAGAAGACGACGACGCGCAAGTCCACCGCCGCGGCCAAGACCGGCGTGCCGCGGACGAGCGCGGAGAAGTCACAGGACGCGCAGGAGTAG
- the tmk gene encoding dTMP kinase gives MSRSAPLGAPDEARNVLAITPFKRLWISLTLSSLGDWLSLLALMSLAAIFTADGPTLVQYLAVGGVVVIKLAPSIVLSPLVAALADRLDRRWTMVAGDVLRALLYVSIPLVGLFFPGFALEWLLIAAFLAEVVELFWTPAKDAAVPTLVPRRLQGEAERLCLLVGYATAPLAALLFAALASVGNLLGALVPSLASPEADVALYLNGVMFLVAAIVVAGLPIPKHKPAKAGEVGTRDADILRSVWTGRRAVGATRLGRGLVLGMLGALAAGGTVIGVARLHVEGLGAGNAGFGVVFAAVFAGMALGMFAGPRVLKKFSRRRLFGVSAAVAGLALLFTGAVADMVLTAVLTTLLGVGAGIAWGLGAVLLGEAVEDEDRGRATAFLHGCARVVLVVSAAVAALAAGFIGDYSVPVGPLTYDLRGSGVVLMAAGLLAVVVAWIGYRQVNRDDPEAGPGLVPELVAALRGVDLTEDEEEGEPGYSGAFIVLEGGEGAGKSTQVRELTVWLREQGFDVVGTRQPGATKLGMRLRGLLLDRENSHITPRAEVLLYAADKADHVEQEILPALRRGAVVISDRYVDSLLAYQGAGRDLAADEIRGISDWATQSLVPDLTVLLDVSPESGLSRLGGPADRMEGESLEFHQRVRKSFLALAKQDPDRYLVVDAAEPQERISKEIRRRVRSLLPDPVPSGSEAVTGMIPVIKSD, from the coding sequence ATGAGCAGATCTGCACCTTTGGGAGCGCCGGACGAGGCGCGCAACGTCCTCGCGATCACACCCTTCAAAAGGCTGTGGATCTCGCTTACCCTCTCCAGCCTTGGTGACTGGCTGAGCCTGCTGGCCCTGATGTCCCTGGCGGCGATCTTCACCGCCGACGGTCCCACCCTCGTCCAGTACCTGGCCGTGGGCGGCGTCGTGGTGATCAAGCTCGCCCCGTCGATCGTGCTGAGCCCGCTCGTGGCGGCGCTCGCCGACCGCCTCGACCGCCGGTGGACGATGGTCGCCGGTGACGTGCTGCGCGCCCTGCTGTACGTCTCCATCCCCCTCGTCGGCCTGTTCTTCCCCGGCTTCGCGCTGGAGTGGCTGCTCATCGCGGCCTTCCTCGCCGAGGTCGTCGAACTCTTCTGGACCCCGGCCAAGGACGCCGCCGTTCCGACCCTGGTGCCGCGCCGACTGCAGGGGGAGGCCGAACGGCTGTGCCTGCTGGTCGGCTACGCCACCGCCCCCCTCGCCGCGCTGCTCTTCGCCGCGCTGGCCTCGGTCGGCAACCTGCTCGGCGCGCTGGTGCCCTCCCTGGCCAGCCCCGAGGCGGACGTCGCGCTCTACCTCAACGGCGTGATGTTCCTCGTCGCCGCGATCGTGGTCGCGGGACTGCCGATTCCCAAGCACAAGCCCGCCAAGGCCGGCGAGGTCGGCACCCGGGACGCCGACATCCTGCGGTCGGTCTGGACCGGTCGGCGCGCCGTCGGCGCCACGCGGCTCGGACGCGGCCTGGTGCTGGGCATGCTCGGCGCCCTGGCCGCCGGCGGCACCGTCATCGGTGTCGCCCGCCTGCACGTCGAGGGCCTGGGCGCGGGCAACGCCGGCTTCGGCGTGGTCTTCGCCGCCGTGTTCGCAGGGATGGCCCTGGGGATGTTCGCCGGCCCCCGCGTTCTGAAGAAGTTCAGCCGCCGGCGCCTGTTCGGCGTGAGCGCGGCCGTGGCCGGACTCGCCCTGCTCTTCACCGGCGCCGTCGCCGACATGGTGCTCACCGCGGTCCTCACCACCCTGCTGGGCGTGGGCGCGGGTATCGCCTGGGGCCTGGGCGCGGTCCTGCTCGGCGAGGCGGTCGAGGACGAGGACCGCGGCCGCGCGACGGCGTTCCTGCACGGCTGCGCGCGCGTCGTCCTGGTGGTCTCCGCCGCGGTCGCCGCGTTGGCGGCCGGGTTCATCGGCGACTACTCCGTGCCCGTCGGGCCCCTCACCTACGACCTGCGCGGCAGCGGGGTCGTCCTGATGGCGGCCGGTCTGCTCGCCGTCGTCGTGGCGTGGATCGGCTACCGCCAGGTGAACCGCGACGACCCCGAGGCCGGCCCGGGCCTGGTGCCCGAGCTGGTCGCCGCGCTGCGCGGTGTGGACCTCACCGAGGACGAGGAGGAGGGCGAGCCCGGGTACTCCGGCGCGTTCATCGTCCTGGAGGGCGGAGAGGGCGCGGGCAAGTCCACCCAGGTCCGCGAGCTCACCGTGTGGCTGCGCGAGCAGGGCTTCGATGTCGTCGGCACCCGTCAGCCGGGGGCGACCAAGCTCGGCATGCGCCTGCGCGGACTCCTGCTGGACCGGGAGAACTCGCACATCACCCCGCGCGCCGAGGTGCTGCTGTACGCGGCCGACAAGGCCGACCACGTCGAGCAGGAGATCCTGCCCGCGCTCCGGCGCGGTGCCGTGGTCATCAGCGACCGCTACGTCGACTCGCTCCTGGCCTACCAGGGCGCGGGGCGCGACCTCGCCGCCGACGAGATCCGCGGGATCAGCGACTGGGCCACCCAGAGCCTCGTCCCGGACCTGACGGTCCTGTTGGACGTGAGCCCCGAGTCCGGGCTGTCCCGGCTCGGCGGACCGGCCGACCGCATGGAGGGCGAGTCGCTGGAGTTCCACCAGCGCGTGCGCAAGAGCTTTCTGGCGCTCGCCAAGCAGGACCCCGACCGCTACCTGGTCGTGGACGCGGCCGAACCGCAGGAGCGGATCTCCAAGGAGATCCGGCGCCGGGTGCGGTCCCTGCTGCCCGACCCGGTTCCCAGCGGCTCGGAGGCCGTGACGGGGATGATCCCCGTCATCAAGAGCGACTGA
- a CDS encoding dihydrofolate reductase family protein: MSMTRAHISISLDGYAAGPDQNAEQPLGAGGESLHAWVVELAAWRALHGMEGGEVNASTPVVTEVQSEVGAVVMGRNMFGGGPGAWDEEAPWTGWWGEEPPFHAPVFVVTHYPREPLEMAGGTTFHFVTEGPAAAVERARRAAGDQDVLVAGGAATIRSCLAAGLVHRLDLALVPVLLGSGARLLDGFTGPGFEQERVVSAPGVTHLRYRVLP; the protein is encoded by the coding sequence ATGAGCATGACGAGGGCCCACATCTCCATCTCCCTGGACGGCTACGCGGCCGGACCGGACCAGAACGCCGAGCAGCCGCTGGGGGCGGGTGGCGAGAGCCTGCACGCGTGGGTGGTCGAACTGGCGGCCTGGCGCGCGCTGCACGGGATGGAGGGCGGCGAGGTGAACGCCTCCACACCCGTGGTCACCGAGGTCCAGTCCGAGGTCGGCGCCGTGGTGATGGGCCGGAACATGTTCGGTGGCGGTCCCGGAGCGTGGGACGAGGAGGCCCCGTGGACGGGCTGGTGGGGCGAGGAGCCGCCCTTCCACGCCCCGGTCTTCGTCGTGACCCATTACCCGAGGGAGCCTCTGGAGATGGCGGGCGGCACGACGTTCCACTTCGTGACGGAGGGACCCGCCGCGGCCGTGGAGCGCGCCCGCCGCGCGGCCGGCGACCAGGACGTCCTGGTCGCGGGGGGCGCCGCCACCATCCGGAGCTGCCTGGCCGCCGGGCTGGTGCACCGGCTGGACCTGGCCCTGGTCCCGGTGCTCCTGGGCTCGGGGGCGCGACTGCTCGACGGCTTCACCGGTCCCGGGTTCGAGCAGGAGCGCGTGGTGTCCGCTCCCGGGGTCACCCACCTGCGCTATCGCGTCCTGCCGTGA
- a CDS encoding DNA polymerase III subunit delta', translating into MTVFDDLIGQRAAVGRLERAVAGAGDLVAGGPGKGMTHAWLFTGPPGSGRSEAARAFAAALQCPDGGCGHCASCHQVLTGTHPDILYVRPSGLSYGVAATRELVLKASSKPSGGRFRIVLFEDAERATEAASNALLKAVEEPSPRTVWLLCTPTPDDLLITIRSRCRMVTLATPPTAELVSALVQRDGVDPDTARSAARAAAGRIDRARQLATDPEARRRREEVLSIPARLDGTGACVIAASRLYEIAEEDSKTLTASLDEQERGEMRAAFGEGSTGKGVAKAIRGSAGAMKDLEERQKRRATRIKRDSYDRALLDLAAFYRDVLALQLSAQVELSTAERSGDLERVARSSTPESTLRRIDAIMECRTRIGANVHPQIAMEAMTSALLAG; encoded by the coding sequence GTGACGGTCTTCGACGACCTCATCGGCCAGCGGGCCGCGGTCGGCCGGCTCGAACGGGCCGTGGCCGGGGCGGGCGACCTCGTCGCCGGCGGGCCGGGCAAGGGCATGACGCACGCCTGGCTGTTCACCGGGCCGCCCGGGTCGGGGCGCTCCGAGGCCGCCCGCGCCTTCGCGGCCGCCCTGCAGTGCCCCGACGGCGGGTGCGGCCACTGCGCCTCCTGCCACCAGGTGCTCACCGGGACCCACCCCGACATCCTGTACGTCCGGCCCAGCGGTCTGAGCTACGGCGTGGCCGCCACCCGCGAACTGGTGCTCAAGGCCAGTTCCAAGCCGTCCGGCGGGCGCTTCCGGATCGTCCTGTTCGAGGACGCCGAGCGGGCCACCGAGGCCGCCTCCAACGCACTGCTCAAGGCCGTGGAGGAGCCCTCGCCGCGCACGGTGTGGCTGCTGTGCACCCCCACACCCGACGACCTGCTCATCACCATCCGCTCCCGCTGCCGCATGGTGACCCTGGCCACGCCCCCCACCGCCGAACTCGTCTCCGCCCTCGTCCAGCGGGACGGCGTGGACCCCGACACCGCCCGGTCGGCCGCGCGCGCCGCCGCCGGCCGCATCGACCGCGCCCGGCAGCTCGCCACCGATCCCGAGGCGCGCCGCCGCCGCGAGGAGGTGCTCTCGATCCCGGCGCGGCTGGACGGCACGGGCGCGTGCGTGATCGCCGCGTCCCGGCTCTACGAGATCGCGGAGGAGGACTCCAAGACCCTCACGGCCTCGCTCGACGAGCAGGAGAGGGGCGAGATGCGGGCGGCCTTCGGCGAGGGCTCCACCGGCAAGGGCGTCGCCAAGGCGATCCGCGGCTCGGCGGGCGCCATGAAGGACCTGGAGGAGCGGCAGAAGCGCCGTGCCACGCGCATCAAGCGCGACTCCTACGACCGCGCCCTGCTCGACCTGGCGGCCTTCTACCGCGACGTCCTCGCCCTGCAACTCAGCGCCCAGGTGGAGCTGTCCACGGCCGAGCGCTCCGGCGACCTGGAGCGCGTGGCCCGTTCCAGCACACCCGAGTCCACGCTCCGCCGGATCGACGCCATCATGGAGTGCCGGACGCGCATCGGCGCCAACGTGCACCCCCAGATCGCCATGGAGGCGATGACCTCCGCGCTGCTGGCGGGCTGA
- a CDS encoding alpha/beta hydrolase, with the protein MTTRVRGPVAVGIAGAVLLAAGCSPGGGTADGPAPAEESGPLAEFTTQELDWGACEEGGAEAECAVYEVPMDYEDLDGERIEIAVKRLPAAGNDPIGSLLINPGGPGGSGYDYVDHAAYGVSEDVRERFDVVGFDPRGVGRSSPLTCLDADEIDDFLGVEVNGGDGEAADPAEIVESSQEFVEACEANAPDLMLHMGTADVARDMDVLRALVGDEQLTFLGASYGTHIGAQYADQFPERVRALVLDGAVDPGQEQLDMSVEQATGFETALHAFVADCVTRPDCPLGGPGTSVDEGMAALDDFLEGAASRPLANSADDREVNRARAELGVLAALYTESWWPRVREALTDAMEDGDGTGLVQLGDDLYGRTDTEEYENSTAALIAVNCSDSASPRDVQAYAEAAEEAGEESPTFGPMLAWGALPCAYWPEEAVAEGGELTAAGADPIMVVGTTRDSATPYAWAEALAEQLEPGFLVTRDGDGHTGYRMGDTCVDAVVDAYLIDLAVPEDGMACV; encoded by the coding sequence GTGACGACGAGGGTACGTGGACCGGTGGCGGTCGGGATCGCGGGAGCCGTGCTGCTGGCCGCCGGCTGTTCGCCCGGCGGGGGCACGGCCGACGGGCCCGCGCCGGCGGAGGAGTCGGGGCCCCTCGCGGAGTTCACCACCCAGGAGCTCGACTGGGGCGCCTGTGAGGAGGGCGGCGCGGAGGCCGAGTGCGCCGTCTACGAGGTGCCCATGGACTACGAGGACCTGGACGGCGAGCGGATCGAGATCGCGGTCAAGCGGCTTCCCGCCGCGGGGAACGACCCCATCGGCTCCCTGCTCATCAACCCGGGCGGGCCCGGGGGCTCGGGCTACGACTACGTGGACCACGCCGCCTACGGAGTCAGCGAGGACGTGCGGGAACGCTTCGACGTGGTCGGCTTCGACCCGCGCGGTGTGGGCCGCAGCTCGCCGCTGACCTGCCTGGACGCCGACGAGATCGACGACTTCCTCGGTGTGGAGGTCAACGGCGGCGACGGGGAGGCCGCCGACCCGGCGGAGATCGTCGAGAGCAGCCAGGAGTTCGTCGAGGCCTGCGAGGCCAACGCCCCCGATCTCATGCTCCACATGGGCACCGCCGACGTCGCCCGCGACATGGACGTGCTGCGCGCCCTGGTCGGGGACGAGCAGCTGACCTTCCTGGGCGCGTCCTACGGCACCCACATCGGCGCCCAGTACGCCGACCAGTTCCCCGAGCGCGTGCGCGCCCTGGTCCTGGACGGGGCGGTCGACCCCGGCCAGGAGCAGCTGGACATGAGCGTGGAGCAGGCCACCGGCTTCGAGACCGCGCTGCACGCCTTCGTGGCGGACTGCGTGACGCGCCCCGACTGCCCGCTGGGCGGCCCCGGGACCAGCGTCGACGAGGGCATGGCCGCGCTCGACGACTTCCTGGAGGGGGCGGCGTCCCGACCGCTGGCCAACTCCGCCGACGACCGCGAGGTCAACCGGGCCCGCGCCGAACTGGGCGTGCTCGCCGCGCTGTACACGGAGAGCTGGTGGCCGCGGGTACGCGAGGCGCTCACCGACGCGATGGAGGACGGTGACGGCACCGGCCTCGTCCAGCTGGGGGACGACCTCTACGGGCGCACCGACACCGAGGAGTACGAGAACTCCACGGCCGCGCTGATCGCGGTGAACTGCTCGGACTCCGCCAGCCCGCGCGACGTCCAGGCGTACGCGGAGGCCGCTGAGGAGGCCGGCGAGGAGTCGCCGACCTTCGGGCCGATGCTGGCCTGGGGCGCCCTGCCGTGCGCGTACTGGCCGGAGGAGGCCGTGGCCGAGGGCGGCGAGCTCACCGCGGCCGGCGCCGACCCGATCATGGTGGTGGGCACCACCCGTGACTCCGCGACCCCCTACGCGTGGGCCGAGGCGCTCGCCGAGCAGCTGGAGCCCGGCTTCCTGGTCACCCGGGACGGCGACGGCCACACGGGCTACCGGATGGGCGACACGTGCGTGGACGCGGTGGTCGACGCCTACCTCATCGACCTCGCGGTACCGGAGGACGGCATGGCGTGCGTCTGA